A portion of the Uloborus diversus isolate 005 unplaced genomic scaffold, Udiv.v.3.1 scaffold_14, whole genome shotgun sequence genome contains these proteins:
- the LOC129232903 gene encoding zinc finger protein 726-like gives MRLHADEKPYSCEVCSKAFFTSSHLKTHFIVHTGEKPYSCEHCSKAFTLSGKLKQHMRIHTDEKPYSCEVCSKAFSSSSNFKRHLRVHTGEKPYSCEHCSKLFTQSGKLKQHMRVHADKKPNSLCSKAFSTSSYLKTHLIVHTSEKPYLCEVCSKAFSTSSYLKTHLIVHTSEKPYSCEHCSKAFTWSGKLKQHMRVHSDEKPFSCEVCSKAFSTSSCLKTHLRIHSGEKPYSFSGKKPYLLNLENLS, from the exons ATGAGACTTCACGCTGACGAGAAGCCGTATTCGTGTGAAgtttgttcaaaggcattttttaCGAGTTCACACCTAAAGACACATTTTATAGTCCACACTGGTGAGAAACCTTATTCATGTGAACATTGCTCTAAGGCATTTACTCTGTCTGGAAAATTAAAGCAACATATGAGAATTCACACTGACGAGAAGCCTTATTCGTGTGAGgtttgttcaaaagcattttcttcgAGTTCGAACTTTAAGAGACATTTAAGAGtccatactggtgagaaacctTATTCGTGCGAGCATTGTTCAAAGTTATTTACTCAGTCTGGAAAATTAAAGCAGCACATGAGAGTTCACGCTGACAAGAAGCCTAATTCGC TATGTTCGAAGGCCTTTTCTACGAGTTCATACTTAAAGACACATTTGATTGTACATACTAGTGAGAAACCTTATTTGTGTGAAGTATGTTCGAAGGCCTTTTCTACGAGTTCATACTTAAAGACACATTTGATTGTACATACTAGTGAGAAACCTTATTCGTGTGAACATTGTTCTAAGGCATTCACTTGGTCTGGAAAATTAAAGCAACACATGAGAGTTCACTCTGACGAGAAGCCTTTCTCGTGTGAAGTTTGTTCAAAGGCGTTTTCTACGAGTTCCTGCTTAAAGACACATTTGAGAATCCATTCTGGTGAAAAACCTTATTCGTTCTCTGGTAAAAAACCTTATTTGCTGAATCTGGAAAATTTAAGCTAA